In a single window of the Desulfurobacteriaceae bacterium genome:
- the pgeF gene encoding peptidoglycan editing factor PgeF, which translates to MKYEIFISQKPVDGKSIKEIKGFPVVTPIQVHGSNVAFIDSSKSLVPEADAIVTNSKNFWIGVLTADCLPIFLIGDGIVGVVHAGWRGTLKGIVLNTVKYILRFSKVEKAILGISICRNCYEVGEDVYTLFPKEYRGCFSKKGSDKYLFDLKKANLFQLKSLGVENVEIIKGCTVCDNHLFFSYRKERTKKRILSAIRIL; encoded by the coding sequence ATGAAGTATGAAATATTCATTTCCCAAAAACCTGTTGATGGTAAAAGTATAAAGGAAATAAAGGGATTTCCAGTAGTTACTCCTATTCAAGTCCACGGAAGTAATGTTGCTTTTATCGACAGTTCAAAGTCCTTAGTACCAGAAGCTGATGCCATAGTTACCAATAGCAAAAACTTTTGGATAGGTGTTCTTACGGCAGACTGTTTGCCGATATTTTTGATTGGAGATGGAATAGTTGGAGTTGTCCATGCAGGCTGGAGGGGAACGCTAAAAGGAATTGTTCTCAATACTGTTAAGTATATTTTAAGGTTTTCAAAAGTTGAGAAAGCGATTTTAGGAATTTCTATCTGTAGAAATTGCTATGAAGTTGGAGAAGATGTCTATACACTCTTTCCTAAAGAATATAGAGGGTGTTTTTCAAAAAAGGGGAGTGATAAGTATCTTTTTGATCTTAAAAAGGCAAACCTTTTTCAACTGAAATCTCTTGGAGTAGAAAATGTTGAAATCATAAAAGGGTGTACAGTGTGCGATAACCACCTTTTCTTTTCCTATAGGAAAGAAAGAACAAAAAAGAGAATTCTTTCTGCTATAAGGATTCTATAA